The Glycine soja cultivar W05 chromosome 3, ASM419377v2, whole genome shotgun sequence genome window below encodes:
- the LOC114406931 gene encoding U-box domain-containing protein 3-like isoform X4, with protein sequence MHIAGQIDTSSVKCLVNSISRFIHLVSCQAVKPMPLQKNCNNMVCVLKHLKPVLDDIVDFKIPFDENLHRECEELDMRVNEAREFIEKWGPKMSRIHSVLQSGELLIKLQNSSYKICHMIVKSLKGPASVLVSGNLQQYMQELQCLKKEPAMIYIEDALRNQRDNIEPCYDSLKEIIRLLMISNQELLIESIAVEKERSNAEVNKTKGDLDEINQIVNLVCSLRDYVMKFERPEVKSGVSIPPYFRCPLSLELMSDAVIVASGQTYERQSIQKWLDHGLTVCPNTRQILVHTNLIPNYTVKAMIANWCEENNVKLPSNSKQSNSSHISSPSDHLLHQDLDRLCSFESSASSDSNSNQIANAFEKPKDDNSFRSSRESDRSWNGETEKFEQQSPAPSCSNSRSESFSSSISSTDYVLPVLKEVSGISNKHQNVELSREITDGCPASPAYKESVIYPWLSGKQFHSPGSKIGRMEDENKYNESNNISITSHSKVASHPVGSNELITTSHVNELIEDLQSQSNETQTAAAEQLRLCTKHNMENRISVGRCGAIMPLLSLLYSERKITQEHAVTALLNLSINEGNKALIMEAGAIEPLIHVLKTGNDGAKENSAAALFSLSVIDNNKAKIGRSGAVKALVGLLASGTLRGKKDSATALFNLSIFHENKARIVQAGAVKFLVLLLDPTDKMVDKAVALLANLSTIAEGRIEIAREGGIPSLVEIVESGSLRGKENAASILLQLCLHNQKFCTLVLQEGAVPPLVALSQSGTPRAKEKAQQLLSHFRNQREGVKGKGKS encoded by the exons ATGCATATAG CAGGTCAAATAGATACATCTTCAGTGAAATGTCTTGTCAACAGCATTTCGCGATTCATACATCTAGTTTCTTGCCAAGCAGTGAAACCTATGCCCCTTCAAAAGAACTGTAATAATATGGTTTGTGTGTTGAAGCATTTGAAACCAGTGCTCGATGATATTGTGGATTTCAAAATCCCTTTCGATGAAAATCTGCATAGAGAATGTGAAGAATTGGATATGCGGGTTAATGAAGCTAGGGAGTTCATTGAAAAATGGGGCCCGAAGATGAGCAGGATTCACAGT GTTCTTCAAAGTGGGGAATTGTTGATCAAGTTACAGAACTCTTCATATAAGATTTGTCACATGATAGTTAAATCACTAAAGGGACCTGCATCTGTTTTGGTTTCGGGTAATCTTCAG CAATATATGCAGGAACTTCAGTGTCTTAAGAAGGAACCTGCAATGATCTATATAGAAGACGCATTGAGAAATCAAAGGGATAATATCGAACCTTGCTATGATTCTCTAAAGGAAATTATACGGTTACTCATGATATCAAACCAGGAGCTACTGATAGAAAGTATTGCTGTGGAAAAGGAAAGGTCAAATGCTGAAGTCAATAAAACAAAAGGGGACTTGGATGAAATTAACCAAATTGTGAATCTTGTGTGCAGTTTACGTGATTATGTGATGAAATTTGAGCGCCCTGAAGTCAAAAGTGGTGTTTCAATTCCCCCCTATTTTCGATGTCCTTTATCATTAGAACTCATGTCAGATGCTGTTATTGTGGCTTCAGGTCAGACATATGAAAGGCAATCCATTCAAAAGTGGCTTGATCATGGGCTAACTGTTTGTCCCAACACTCGCCAGATACTTGTCCATACAAATCTCATTCCCAATTATACTGTTAAAGCTATGATAGCAAATTGGTGTGAGGAAAATAATGTCAAACTTCCCAGTAACTCTAAGCAAAGTAATTCCTCTCATATTTCATCCCCCTCAGATCATTTATTACATCAAGATTTAGATCGTCTGTGTAGCTTTGAGTCTTCAGCTAGTAGCGATTCCAATTCAAATCAAATTGCAAATGCATTTGAGAAACCAAAGGATGATAACTCTTTCAGATCAAGCAGGGAATCTGATAGAAGCTGGAATGGAGAGACAGAAAAGTTTGAGCAACAATCCCCTGCACCTTCATGTAGTAACAGCAGAAGTGAATCATTTTCAAGTTCTATTTCTAGTACTGATTATGTACTTCCAGTTTTGAAAGAGGTGTCAGGCATATCTAATAAGCATCAAAATGTGGAGTTGTCTAGAGAAATTACTGATGGGTGTCCTGCTTCTCCTGCATATAAAGAATCAGTGATTTATCCTTGGTTATCTGGAAAGCAATTTCATAGCCCTGGATCAAAAATTGGAAGGATGGAGGATGAAAATAAGTATAATGAGAGTAACAATATTAGTATTACCAGTCATTCAAAAGTTGCTTCCCATCCTGtaggatccaatgaattgatcACCACATCCCATGTCAATGAGTTGATTGAAGATCTCCAGAGTCAATCGAATGAAACACAAACTGCTGCTGCAGAACAATTGAGGCTCTGTACCAAGCATAACATGGAGAACCGCATCAGTGTAGGGCGGTGTGGGGCAATTATGCCTTTACTCTCACTGCTATATTCAGAAAGGAAGATAACACAAGAGCATGCCGTGACAGCTCTACTGAATTTGTCAATTAATGAAGGCAACAAGGCCTTGATTATGGAAGCAGGGGCCATAGAACCACTTATCCATGTTTTGAAGACAGGGAATGATGGTGCAAAGGAGAATTCTGCTGCTGCTCTGTTCAGCCTCTCTGTAATAGATAACAATAAGGCAAAAATTGGCCGTTCTGGTGCAGTCAAAGCTTTGGTGGGTCTTCTAGCCTCAGGAACTCTTAGGGGAAAGAAGGATTCTGCCACTGCTTTATTCAACCTATCAATATTCCATGAGAATAAAGCTCGTATAGTTCAAGCTGGAGCCGTGAAGTTTCTGGTTCTGCTATTGGACCCTACTGATAAAATGGTTGACAAGGCTGTTGCTCTTTTGGCAAACCTGTCAACAATTGCAGAGGGCCGAATAGAAATTGCAAGGGAAGGGGGCATTCCCTCACTAGTTGAAATTGTTGAATCAGGTTCTCTGAGGGGAAAGGAAAATGCTGCTTCCATCCTCTTGCAACTATGTCTTCATAATCAAAAGTTTTGTACCCTGGTTCTCCAAGAAGGAGCTGTACCTCCCCTAGTTGCATTATCTCAGTCTGGTACTCCAAGAGCTAAGGAAAAG GCACAACAGCTTCTCAGTCATTTTCGTAATCAGCGTGAAGGAGTCAAGGGGAAGGGGAAATCATGA
- the LOC114406931 gene encoding U-box domain-containing protein 3-like isoform X3 has product MHIAGQIDTSSVKCLVNSISRFIHLVSCQAVKPMPLQKNCNNMVCVLKHLKPVLDDIVDFKIPFDENLHRECEELDMRVNEAREFIEKWGPKMSRIHSVLQSGELLIKLQNSSYKICHMIVKSLKGPASVLVSGNLQQYMQELQCLKKEPAMIYIEDALRNQRDNIEPCYDSLKEIIRLLMISNQELLIESIAVEKERSNAEVNKTKGDLDEINQIVNLVCSLRDYVMKFERPEVKSGVSIPPYFRCPLSLELMSDAVIVASGQTYERQSIQKWLDHGLTVCPNTRQILVHTNLIPNYTVKAMIANWCEENNVKLPSNSKQSNSSHISSPSDHLLHQDLDRLCSFESSASSDSNSNQIANAFEKPKDDNSFRSSRESDRSWNGETEKFEQQSPAPSCSNSRSESFSSSISSTDYVLPVLKEVSGISNKHQNVELSREITDGCPASPAYKESVIYPWLSGKQFHSPGSKIGRMEDENKYNESNNISITSHSKVASHPVGSNELITTSHVNELIEDLQSQSNETQTAAAEQLRLCTKHNMENRISVGRCGAIMPLLSLLYSERKITQEHAVTALLNLSINEGNKALIMEAGAIEPLIHVLKTGNDGAKENSAAALFSLSVIDNNKAKIGRSGAVKALVGLLASGTLRGKKDSATALFNLSIFHENKARIVQAGAVKFLVLLLDPTDKMVDKAVALLANLSTIAEGRIEIAREGGIPSLVEIVESGSLRGKENAASILLQLCLHNQKFCTLVLQEGAVPPLVALSQSGTPRAKEKCILPPALPPKTVKKHNSFSVIFVISVKESRGRGNHEDKAILIISLPFSLLPQ; this is encoded by the exons ATGCATATAG CAGGTCAAATAGATACATCTTCAGTGAAATGTCTTGTCAACAGCATTTCGCGATTCATACATCTAGTTTCTTGCCAAGCAGTGAAACCTATGCCCCTTCAAAAGAACTGTAATAATATGGTTTGTGTGTTGAAGCATTTGAAACCAGTGCTCGATGATATTGTGGATTTCAAAATCCCTTTCGATGAAAATCTGCATAGAGAATGTGAAGAATTGGATATGCGGGTTAATGAAGCTAGGGAGTTCATTGAAAAATGGGGCCCGAAGATGAGCAGGATTCACAGT GTTCTTCAAAGTGGGGAATTGTTGATCAAGTTACAGAACTCTTCATATAAGATTTGTCACATGATAGTTAAATCACTAAAGGGACCTGCATCTGTTTTGGTTTCGGGTAATCTTCAG CAATATATGCAGGAACTTCAGTGTCTTAAGAAGGAACCTGCAATGATCTATATAGAAGACGCATTGAGAAATCAAAGGGATAATATCGAACCTTGCTATGATTCTCTAAAGGAAATTATACGGTTACTCATGATATCAAACCAGGAGCTACTGATAGAAAGTATTGCTGTGGAAAAGGAAAGGTCAAATGCTGAAGTCAATAAAACAAAAGGGGACTTGGATGAAATTAACCAAATTGTGAATCTTGTGTGCAGTTTACGTGATTATGTGATGAAATTTGAGCGCCCTGAAGTCAAAAGTGGTGTTTCAATTCCCCCCTATTTTCGATGTCCTTTATCATTAGAACTCATGTCAGATGCTGTTATTGTGGCTTCAGGTCAGACATATGAAAGGCAATCCATTCAAAAGTGGCTTGATCATGGGCTAACTGTTTGTCCCAACACTCGCCAGATACTTGTCCATACAAATCTCATTCCCAATTATACTGTTAAAGCTATGATAGCAAATTGGTGTGAGGAAAATAATGTCAAACTTCCCAGTAACTCTAAGCAAAGTAATTCCTCTCATATTTCATCCCCCTCAGATCATTTATTACATCAAGATTTAGATCGTCTGTGTAGCTTTGAGTCTTCAGCTAGTAGCGATTCCAATTCAAATCAAATTGCAAATGCATTTGAGAAACCAAAGGATGATAACTCTTTCAGATCAAGCAGGGAATCTGATAGAAGCTGGAATGGAGAGACAGAAAAGTTTGAGCAACAATCCCCTGCACCTTCATGTAGTAACAGCAGAAGTGAATCATTTTCAAGTTCTATTTCTAGTACTGATTATGTACTTCCAGTTTTGAAAGAGGTGTCAGGCATATCTAATAAGCATCAAAATGTGGAGTTGTCTAGAGAAATTACTGATGGGTGTCCTGCTTCTCCTGCATATAAAGAATCAGTGATTTATCCTTGGTTATCTGGAAAGCAATTTCATAGCCCTGGATCAAAAATTGGAAGGATGGAGGATGAAAATAAGTATAATGAGAGTAACAATATTAGTATTACCAGTCATTCAAAAGTTGCTTCCCATCCTGtaggatccaatgaattgatcACCACATCCCATGTCAATGAGTTGATTGAAGATCTCCAGAGTCAATCGAATGAAACACAAACTGCTGCTGCAGAACAATTGAGGCTCTGTACCAAGCATAACATGGAGAACCGCATCAGTGTAGGGCGGTGTGGGGCAATTATGCCTTTACTCTCACTGCTATATTCAGAAAGGAAGATAACACAAGAGCATGCCGTGACAGCTCTACTGAATTTGTCAATTAATGAAGGCAACAAGGCCTTGATTATGGAAGCAGGGGCCATAGAACCACTTATCCATGTTTTGAAGACAGGGAATGATGGTGCAAAGGAGAATTCTGCTGCTGCTCTGTTCAGCCTCTCTGTAATAGATAACAATAAGGCAAAAATTGGCCGTTCTGGTGCAGTCAAAGCTTTGGTGGGTCTTCTAGCCTCAGGAACTCTTAGGGGAAAGAAGGATTCTGCCACTGCTTTATTCAACCTATCAATATTCCATGAGAATAAAGCTCGTATAGTTCAAGCTGGAGCCGTGAAGTTTCTGGTTCTGCTATTGGACCCTACTGATAAAATGGTTGACAAGGCTGTTGCTCTTTTGGCAAACCTGTCAACAATTGCAGAGGGCCGAATAGAAATTGCAAGGGAAGGGGGCATTCCCTCACTAGTTGAAATTGTTGAATCAGGTTCTCTGAGGGGAAAGGAAAATGCTGCTTCCATCCTCTTGCAACTATGTCTTCATAATCAAAAGTTTTGTACCCTGGTTCTCCAAGAAGGAGCTGTACCTCCCCTAGTTGCATTATCTCAGTCTGGTACTCCAAGAGCTAAGGAAAAG TGCATTCTTCCCCCAGCCTTGCCCCCAAAAACAGTGAAGAA GCACAACAGCTTCTCAGTCATTTTCGTAATCAGCGTGAAGGAGTCAAGGGGAAGGGGAAATCATGAAGATAAGGCAATTTTGATCATTTCATTGCCCTTTTCACTCTTGCCTCAGTAA
- the LOC114406931 gene encoding U-box domain-containing protein 3-like isoform X1 translates to MHIAGQIDTSSVKCLVNSISRFIHLVSCQAVKPMPLQKNCNNMVCVLKHLKPVLDDIVDFKIPFDENLHRECEELDMRVNEAREFIEKWGPKMSRIHSVLQSGELLIKLQNSSYKICHMIVKSLKGPASVLVSGNLQQYMQELQCLKKEPAMIYIEDALRNQRDNIEPCYDSLKEIIRLLMISNQELLIESIAVEKERSNAEVNKTKGDLDEINQIVNLVCSLRDYVMKFERPEVKSGVSIPPYFRCPLSLELMSDAVIVASGQTYERQSIQKWLDHGLTVCPNTRQILVHTNLIPNYTVKAMIANWCEENNVKLPSNSKQSNSSHISSPSDHLLHQDLDRLCSFESSASSDSNSNQIANAFEKPKDDNSFRSSRESDRSWNGETEKFEQQSPAPSCSNSRSESFSSSISSTDYVLPVLKEVSGISNKHQNVELSREITDGCPASPAYKESVIYPWLSGKQFHSPGSKIGRMEDENKYNESNNISITSHSKVASHPVGSNELITTSHVNELIEDLQSQSNETQTAAAEQLRLCTKHNMENRISVGRCGAIMPLLSLLYSERKITQEHAVTALLNLSINEGNKALIMEAGAIEPLIHVLKTGNDGAKENSAAALFSLSVIDNNKAKIGRSGAVKALVGLLASGTLRGKKDSATALFNLSIFHENKARIVQAGAVKFLVLLLDPTDKMVDKAVALLANLSTIAEGRIEIAREGGIPSLVEIVESGSLRGKENAASILLQLCLHNQKFCTLVLQEGAVPPLVALSQSGTPRAKEKENSVQILVFNHGYRINLLKQCAKKSGILIYVLQCILPPALPPKTVKKHNSFSVIFVISVKESRGRGNHEDKAILIISLPFSLLPQ, encoded by the exons ATGCATATAG CAGGTCAAATAGATACATCTTCAGTGAAATGTCTTGTCAACAGCATTTCGCGATTCATACATCTAGTTTCTTGCCAAGCAGTGAAACCTATGCCCCTTCAAAAGAACTGTAATAATATGGTTTGTGTGTTGAAGCATTTGAAACCAGTGCTCGATGATATTGTGGATTTCAAAATCCCTTTCGATGAAAATCTGCATAGAGAATGTGAAGAATTGGATATGCGGGTTAATGAAGCTAGGGAGTTCATTGAAAAATGGGGCCCGAAGATGAGCAGGATTCACAGT GTTCTTCAAAGTGGGGAATTGTTGATCAAGTTACAGAACTCTTCATATAAGATTTGTCACATGATAGTTAAATCACTAAAGGGACCTGCATCTGTTTTGGTTTCGGGTAATCTTCAG CAATATATGCAGGAACTTCAGTGTCTTAAGAAGGAACCTGCAATGATCTATATAGAAGACGCATTGAGAAATCAAAGGGATAATATCGAACCTTGCTATGATTCTCTAAAGGAAATTATACGGTTACTCATGATATCAAACCAGGAGCTACTGATAGAAAGTATTGCTGTGGAAAAGGAAAGGTCAAATGCTGAAGTCAATAAAACAAAAGGGGACTTGGATGAAATTAACCAAATTGTGAATCTTGTGTGCAGTTTACGTGATTATGTGATGAAATTTGAGCGCCCTGAAGTCAAAAGTGGTGTTTCAATTCCCCCCTATTTTCGATGTCCTTTATCATTAGAACTCATGTCAGATGCTGTTATTGTGGCTTCAGGTCAGACATATGAAAGGCAATCCATTCAAAAGTGGCTTGATCATGGGCTAACTGTTTGTCCCAACACTCGCCAGATACTTGTCCATACAAATCTCATTCCCAATTATACTGTTAAAGCTATGATAGCAAATTGGTGTGAGGAAAATAATGTCAAACTTCCCAGTAACTCTAAGCAAAGTAATTCCTCTCATATTTCATCCCCCTCAGATCATTTATTACATCAAGATTTAGATCGTCTGTGTAGCTTTGAGTCTTCAGCTAGTAGCGATTCCAATTCAAATCAAATTGCAAATGCATTTGAGAAACCAAAGGATGATAACTCTTTCAGATCAAGCAGGGAATCTGATAGAAGCTGGAATGGAGAGACAGAAAAGTTTGAGCAACAATCCCCTGCACCTTCATGTAGTAACAGCAGAAGTGAATCATTTTCAAGTTCTATTTCTAGTACTGATTATGTACTTCCAGTTTTGAAAGAGGTGTCAGGCATATCTAATAAGCATCAAAATGTGGAGTTGTCTAGAGAAATTACTGATGGGTGTCCTGCTTCTCCTGCATATAAAGAATCAGTGATTTATCCTTGGTTATCTGGAAAGCAATTTCATAGCCCTGGATCAAAAATTGGAAGGATGGAGGATGAAAATAAGTATAATGAGAGTAACAATATTAGTATTACCAGTCATTCAAAAGTTGCTTCCCATCCTGtaggatccaatgaattgatcACCACATCCCATGTCAATGAGTTGATTGAAGATCTCCAGAGTCAATCGAATGAAACACAAACTGCTGCTGCAGAACAATTGAGGCTCTGTACCAAGCATAACATGGAGAACCGCATCAGTGTAGGGCGGTGTGGGGCAATTATGCCTTTACTCTCACTGCTATATTCAGAAAGGAAGATAACACAAGAGCATGCCGTGACAGCTCTACTGAATTTGTCAATTAATGAAGGCAACAAGGCCTTGATTATGGAAGCAGGGGCCATAGAACCACTTATCCATGTTTTGAAGACAGGGAATGATGGTGCAAAGGAGAATTCTGCTGCTGCTCTGTTCAGCCTCTCTGTAATAGATAACAATAAGGCAAAAATTGGCCGTTCTGGTGCAGTCAAAGCTTTGGTGGGTCTTCTAGCCTCAGGAACTCTTAGGGGAAAGAAGGATTCTGCCACTGCTTTATTCAACCTATCAATATTCCATGAGAATAAAGCTCGTATAGTTCAAGCTGGAGCCGTGAAGTTTCTGGTTCTGCTATTGGACCCTACTGATAAAATGGTTGACAAGGCTGTTGCTCTTTTGGCAAACCTGTCAACAATTGCAGAGGGCCGAATAGAAATTGCAAGGGAAGGGGGCATTCCCTCACTAGTTGAAATTGTTGAATCAGGTTCTCTGAGGGGAAAGGAAAATGCTGCTTCCATCCTCTTGCAACTATGTCTTCATAATCAAAAGTTTTGTACCCTGGTTCTCCAAGAAGGAGCTGTACCTCCCCTAGTTGCATTATCTCAGTCTGGTACTCCAAGAGCTAAGGAAAAG GAAAATAGTGTTCAAATCTTGGTGTTCAATCATGGTTACAGAATCAATTTGTTGAAACAATGTGCTAAAAAATCTGGCATTCTAATCTATGTTCTGCAGTGCATTCTTCCCCCAGCCTTGCCCCCAAAAACAGTGAAGAA GCACAACAGCTTCTCAGTCATTTTCGTAATCAGCGTGAAGGAGTCAAGGGGAAGGGGAAATCATGAAGATAAGGCAATTTTGATCATTTCATTGCCCTTTTCACTCTTGCCTCAGTAA
- the LOC114406931 gene encoding U-box domain-containing protein 3-like isoform X2: MHIGQIDTSSVKCLVNSISRFIHLVSCQAVKPMPLQKNCNNMVCVLKHLKPVLDDIVDFKIPFDENLHRECEELDMRVNEAREFIEKWGPKMSRIHSVLQSGELLIKLQNSSYKICHMIVKSLKGPASVLVSGNLQQYMQELQCLKKEPAMIYIEDALRNQRDNIEPCYDSLKEIIRLLMISNQELLIESIAVEKERSNAEVNKTKGDLDEINQIVNLVCSLRDYVMKFERPEVKSGVSIPPYFRCPLSLELMSDAVIVASGQTYERQSIQKWLDHGLTVCPNTRQILVHTNLIPNYTVKAMIANWCEENNVKLPSNSKQSNSSHISSPSDHLLHQDLDRLCSFESSASSDSNSNQIANAFEKPKDDNSFRSSRESDRSWNGETEKFEQQSPAPSCSNSRSESFSSSISSTDYVLPVLKEVSGISNKHQNVELSREITDGCPASPAYKESVIYPWLSGKQFHSPGSKIGRMEDENKYNESNNISITSHSKVASHPVGSNELITTSHVNELIEDLQSQSNETQTAAAEQLRLCTKHNMENRISVGRCGAIMPLLSLLYSERKITQEHAVTALLNLSINEGNKALIMEAGAIEPLIHVLKTGNDGAKENSAAALFSLSVIDNNKAKIGRSGAVKALVGLLASGTLRGKKDSATALFNLSIFHENKARIVQAGAVKFLVLLLDPTDKMVDKAVALLANLSTIAEGRIEIAREGGIPSLVEIVESGSLRGKENAASILLQLCLHNQKFCTLVLQEGAVPPLVALSQSGTPRAKEKENSVQILVFNHGYRINLLKQCAKKSGILIYVLQCILPPALPPKTVKKHNSFSVIFVISVKESRGRGNHEDKAILIISLPFSLLPQ, encoded by the exons ATGCATATAG GTCAAATAGATACATCTTCAGTGAAATGTCTTGTCAACAGCATTTCGCGATTCATACATCTAGTTTCTTGCCAAGCAGTGAAACCTATGCCCCTTCAAAAGAACTGTAATAATATGGTTTGTGTGTTGAAGCATTTGAAACCAGTGCTCGATGATATTGTGGATTTCAAAATCCCTTTCGATGAAAATCTGCATAGAGAATGTGAAGAATTGGATATGCGGGTTAATGAAGCTAGGGAGTTCATTGAAAAATGGGGCCCGAAGATGAGCAGGATTCACAGT GTTCTTCAAAGTGGGGAATTGTTGATCAAGTTACAGAACTCTTCATATAAGATTTGTCACATGATAGTTAAATCACTAAAGGGACCTGCATCTGTTTTGGTTTCGGGTAATCTTCAG CAATATATGCAGGAACTTCAGTGTCTTAAGAAGGAACCTGCAATGATCTATATAGAAGACGCATTGAGAAATCAAAGGGATAATATCGAACCTTGCTATGATTCTCTAAAGGAAATTATACGGTTACTCATGATATCAAACCAGGAGCTACTGATAGAAAGTATTGCTGTGGAAAAGGAAAGGTCAAATGCTGAAGTCAATAAAACAAAAGGGGACTTGGATGAAATTAACCAAATTGTGAATCTTGTGTGCAGTTTACGTGATTATGTGATGAAATTTGAGCGCCCTGAAGTCAAAAGTGGTGTTTCAATTCCCCCCTATTTTCGATGTCCTTTATCATTAGAACTCATGTCAGATGCTGTTATTGTGGCTTCAGGTCAGACATATGAAAGGCAATCCATTCAAAAGTGGCTTGATCATGGGCTAACTGTTTGTCCCAACACTCGCCAGATACTTGTCCATACAAATCTCATTCCCAATTATACTGTTAAAGCTATGATAGCAAATTGGTGTGAGGAAAATAATGTCAAACTTCCCAGTAACTCTAAGCAAAGTAATTCCTCTCATATTTCATCCCCCTCAGATCATTTATTACATCAAGATTTAGATCGTCTGTGTAGCTTTGAGTCTTCAGCTAGTAGCGATTCCAATTCAAATCAAATTGCAAATGCATTTGAGAAACCAAAGGATGATAACTCTTTCAGATCAAGCAGGGAATCTGATAGAAGCTGGAATGGAGAGACAGAAAAGTTTGAGCAACAATCCCCTGCACCTTCATGTAGTAACAGCAGAAGTGAATCATTTTCAAGTTCTATTTCTAGTACTGATTATGTACTTCCAGTTTTGAAAGAGGTGTCAGGCATATCTAATAAGCATCAAAATGTGGAGTTGTCTAGAGAAATTACTGATGGGTGTCCTGCTTCTCCTGCATATAAAGAATCAGTGATTTATCCTTGGTTATCTGGAAAGCAATTTCATAGCCCTGGATCAAAAATTGGAAGGATGGAGGATGAAAATAAGTATAATGAGAGTAACAATATTAGTATTACCAGTCATTCAAAAGTTGCTTCCCATCCTGtaggatccaatgaattgatcACCACATCCCATGTCAATGAGTTGATTGAAGATCTCCAGAGTCAATCGAATGAAACACAAACTGCTGCTGCAGAACAATTGAGGCTCTGTACCAAGCATAACATGGAGAACCGCATCAGTGTAGGGCGGTGTGGGGCAATTATGCCTTTACTCTCACTGCTATATTCAGAAAGGAAGATAACACAAGAGCATGCCGTGACAGCTCTACTGAATTTGTCAATTAATGAAGGCAACAAGGCCTTGATTATGGAAGCAGGGGCCATAGAACCACTTATCCATGTTTTGAAGACAGGGAATGATGGTGCAAAGGAGAATTCTGCTGCTGCTCTGTTCAGCCTCTCTGTAATAGATAACAATAAGGCAAAAATTGGCCGTTCTGGTGCAGTCAAAGCTTTGGTGGGTCTTCTAGCCTCAGGAACTCTTAGGGGAAAGAAGGATTCTGCCACTGCTTTATTCAACCTATCAATATTCCATGAGAATAAAGCTCGTATAGTTCAAGCTGGAGCCGTGAAGTTTCTGGTTCTGCTATTGGACCCTACTGATAAAATGGTTGACAAGGCTGTTGCTCTTTTGGCAAACCTGTCAACAATTGCAGAGGGCCGAATAGAAATTGCAAGGGAAGGGGGCATTCCCTCACTAGTTGAAATTGTTGAATCAGGTTCTCTGAGGGGAAAGGAAAATGCTGCTTCCATCCTCTTGCAACTATGTCTTCATAATCAAAAGTTTTGTACCCTGGTTCTCCAAGAAGGAGCTGTACCTCCCCTAGTTGCATTATCTCAGTCTGGTACTCCAAGAGCTAAGGAAAAG GAAAATAGTGTTCAAATCTTGGTGTTCAATCATGGTTACAGAATCAATTTGTTGAAACAATGTGCTAAAAAATCTGGCATTCTAATCTATGTTCTGCAGTGCATTCTTCCCCCAGCCTTGCCCCCAAAAACAGTGAAGAA GCACAACAGCTTCTCAGTCATTTTCGTAATCAGCGTGAAGGAGTCAAGGGGAAGGGGAAATCATGAAGATAAGGCAATTTTGATCATTTCATTGCCCTTTTCACTCTTGCCTCAGTAA